The Candidatus Coatesbacteria bacterium genome has a segment encoding these proteins:
- a CDS encoding DUF1343 domain-containing protein encodes MGASRPYREQPIRQRCSQAAVALTCALLAGSCGADEEAVVPEPDTEAALFTTGLDALLAADCATLAGRRIGLVVNNAARNAAGEPAWGLLAAAENVELVRLYSPEHGLGADRSGAVGDTVEPATGLEIVSLYGERRAPDPAGLADLDALVYDLPDVGVRFYTYTSTLYLCLEACREAGIPLVVLDRPNPLGNTVSGPLPPGVADSFVGKLPLPVRYGLTPGETARWIAGELLPGAEVEVAPLTGYDPATYLDAQTPAPPWRPTSPNLPRLAGVVCYPGTGLFEPTNLSVGRGTERPFEVLGAPWLDAVGLRDVWTENCPGADYRVVAFTPRAPSDGKHTAATCRGVEISLNDRDAFDPLRLAAYGYAYLGRRHPDRTRPQTTFLRAMLGDDALGRVFAGELEPAVLLDTWAADAAAFAEQRRPYLLYTETP; translated from the coding sequence ATCGGCGCGTCGAGACCTTACCGGGAGCAACCCATCAGGCAGCGATGCAGCCAGGCCGCCGTGGCGTTGACCTGCGCCCTCCTCGCCGGTTCCTGCGGGGCGGACGAGGAGGCCGTCGTCCCGGAACCGGACACCGAAGCCGCGCTCTTCACCACGGGGCTGGACGCCCTCCTCGCCGCCGATTGCGCCACGCTGGCCGGTCGACGGATCGGCCTGGTCGTCAACAACGCCGCCCGCAACGCCGCCGGCGAACCGGCCTGGGGGTTGCTGGCCGCCGCGGAGAACGTCGAGCTGGTGCGCCTGTATTCACCGGAACACGGCCTGGGCGCCGACCGCTCCGGCGCTGTCGGCGACACCGTCGAGCCCGCCACCGGCCTCGAGATCGTCAGCCTCTACGGCGAGCGCCGCGCACCGGACCCCGCCGGACTGGCCGATCTCGACGCCCTGGTTTACGACCTGCCCGACGTCGGCGTCCGCTTCTACACCTACACCAGTACGCTCTACCTCTGCCTGGAGGCCTGCCGGGAGGCCGGTATCCCCCTGGTGGTCCTCGACCGACCCAATCCCCTGGGCAACACCGTCAGCGGTCCCCTGCCCCCCGGCGTCGCCGACAGCTTCGTCGGCAAGCTGCCGCTGCCGGTGCGCTACGGGCTGACGCCCGGAGAGACGGCGCGCTGGATCGCCGGCGAGCTGCTGCCCGGGGCCGAGGTCGAAGTCGCACCCCTGACCGGCTACGATCCCGCGACCTATCTCGACGCACAAACCCCCGCCCCGCCCTGGCGCCCGACCTCACCCAACCTGCCCCGCCTCGCGGGCGTCGTCTGCTACCCGGGAACGGGCCTGTTCGAGCCGACCAATCTCAGCGTCGGTCGGGGGACGGAGCGGCCCTTCGAAGTCCTCGGCGCCCCCTGGCTCGACGCCGTCGGCCTGCGCGACGTCTGGACGGAGAACTGCCCCGGCGCCGACTACCGCGTCGTCGCATTCACCCCGCGGGCCCCCAGCGACGGCAAGCACACCGCGGCGACCTGTCGCGGCGTCGAGATCAGCCTCAACGATCGGGACGCCTTCGATCCTCTGCGGCTGGCCGCCTACGGCTACGCCTACCTCGGCCGCCGCCACCCCGACCGGACCCGCCCGCAAACCACCTTCCTGCGGGCCATGCTGGGCG
- the truA gene encoding tRNA pseudouridine(38-40) synthase TruA, translating into MSRRVAVLAYHGAGFAGFQRQPAGRTVQGVFEEALGRFYAEPVDLVAAGRTDAGVHALGQVAAWDPPREYPDEVLERALATLLPDDLRLVSCRVVPAGFHPRYDALRREYRYLLREGDALLWRDRALILDETPDWELMERAATRFVGTRDFGSFGGPVGGRGGTVRTVDECGLVHRPPLHWLRIGAEAFLYRMVRRIVGTLLRLGRRRWDGELLARLLAGEDPDRAPAAPAHGLYLYRVSYPEFAYRPDPGPLAQPGPLT; encoded by the coding sequence ATGAGCCGTCGCGTCGCCGTTCTGGCCTACCACGGCGCGGGCTTCGCCGGTTTCCAGCGCCAACCCGCCGGACGTACGGTACAGGGAGTCTTCGAGGAAGCCCTGGGACGCTTCTACGCCGAGCCGGTCGACCTCGTCGCCGCCGGACGTACCGACGCCGGCGTCCACGCCCTGGGTCAGGTCGCGGCTTGGGATCCGCCGCGCGAGTACCCCGACGAGGTGCTGGAGCGCGCCTTGGCGACCCTGCTGCCCGACGACCTGCGCCTGGTGAGCTGCCGCGTCGTTCCCGCCGGCTTCCATCCCCGCTACGACGCCCTGCGGCGCGAGTACCGCTACCTGCTGCGCGAGGGCGACGCCCTGCTGTGGCGCGACCGGGCTCTGATCCTCGACGAGACCCCGGACTGGGAGTTGATGGAGCGGGCGGCCACCCGCTTCGTCGGCACCCGGGACTTCGGCTCCTTCGGCGGCCCCGTCGGCGGTCGCGGCGGCACGGTTCGCACCGTCGACGAGTGCGGCCTCGTCCATCGTCCGCCGCTGCACTGGCTGCGCATCGGCGCCGAAGCCTTCCTCTACCGCATGGTCCGCCGGATCGTCGGCACCCTGCTGCGCCTCGGGCGGCGCCGCTGGGACGGCGAGCTGCTGGCGCGCCTGCTGGCCGGAGAAGACCCCGACCGCGCCCCCGCCGCCCCGGCCCACGGCCTCTACCTCTACCGCGTCTCCTACCCGGAGTTCGCCTACCGACCCGACCCCGGCCCGCTTGCGCAGCCCGGACCGTTGACGTAG